In Salvia splendens isolate huo1 unplaced genomic scaffold, SspV2 ctg494, whole genome shotgun sequence, the genomic window TGTTTTTTAATTCGTAAACTATTAATCCTATTATATGATGTTATTCCCCACGAGTCCGACAGCGAACTAACACTGTGACATATTTAAATCCATTCCAACAAGATGGCACAATCATAATAAACTCACACAAATATTTGATTGAATCTTTCTTTTGCTTGACGGGCATTTTCCTTCGTACTAACTCAAATAAAATGTTAATGGTATGTTTGATAGTGTGTCACTCCAATTTATGATAAATTGTTTTATTCTTACACACAAAACAATACAGtaactcatttaaaaaaaacaaaaacaattaGCGTGTAAGAGACGATAATATGATCTACTTGGATTAGATAATTTAGAACTCTTCTCAACTCAATAATTTTCATAGTTTAGGGGTAATAGTAATATAGTTTtctcaaaaaataattaaaaaatataacatcATGAAACACAATTAAATGACGGTAAACACACATAATGTCGATAGAGGTGAAGGTAAGAATTCCATTTCTCAAAATATAGAAAACGTGGATGAAAAAAATGGTTGTTTAGTGGGAtggagtggacattatgaaaaAAATGGTTGTTTAGTGGGATGGAGTGAAGTGGTGAAGAATAAGATATATTGCTGTCAGATAAATAGTTAATATATTTACTTCATCTGTACTTTATCCTATACTAGTATCACATCCATGTACGGCTCAATTGATTTTCTATTTGCATTAATTCAAAACTGTGAATTCATATATAGTACTGCACTGTACTGAATAAgaaacattattattatttcaagtTCTAAATTCACAAATTTATACAAAAGCAATTTAATGTACCAATAAAAACTCATATAATCAATAagttttaaactaaaaattgcaCACAAATCGCATATCATTTAAATCCCTTTTCGATTTATACTACAGATCAATCACAAACACatgtcaataaaaataatttccgttgggtatataatttaatttgattcaaATGACATTGACTAATTATATCCCAAATTCAGCCTATTATTGAGTAAGgtgttaataaaataataatatggtTACAAATAAATctctaaaaatatatatatgtaattgaaACTTGATAAGTggttaaatttaattaattattataatctaatccaaataaaaatatagggGGAGTTTTGGAAGTATTTAGGAAAATAtcgttttaaaataaatattagtattatttaaataaaactgGTTTTTTGGCACACATATACTATACACACGATCATTTATTAACTGCCTTCCACTATATTTCATTGATAAACATCTGCACctaattactactactttatCTGGGCAAGATCAATTCCTAATTTTATGTGTTGGATTGGAATTTGAATGGATAAAAGAGGAGAAACATGAAATTGTAGTCGTATGTTGTAAATTCCTTTGTGGTTTGATTTTGAAGCTGTAATTAGGCGATTATGTTGTTGTTCGCAGCCGTAAAAGTAGGTTACAGATTAGGGAAGGAGACTTCGATCGTGTCATTGAAAATCTAAAACAAACTACTAGCCGAACATTGAAAATCAACCACGCAATTTTATGGGAGAAGCAACGGTGAATTAGTATGTAGGAGTACTATATtgaatatgaaattaaatgattgaCCGTACCGTTTATTAGTGATTCTTTGATTGATTGACACtttattaatactactatatttttgtaTTAGGCTATGATTTGCTATATAGCCTCGTTATAATATGATAGGAGATTAtgtattttcattattatatcATCTTGATCATAGTACATATGAAGATATGTCCGCTCAAATCAAGAATGAAAAGCTTTTTCTACACATGGCTCAATCATCTATGTGATGTATTTCGATTGAATACCGGAAGAAATAGTACAAAACAccccaaaaagtaaaaaattgttCCTAATGGAATATTTATTAGTTGAACAACTATTATAAAAtctctaaaattaaaaaaatgttccTAATGAAAACGTAATGATTGAACATTGTGAAGCCCCAATGTTTTGAGCGAAAAAAAGCTTGGGGTATAAAGAATGATGCTAGGAAAAGTAGAAGAGACATAATGTAAAAGAAAATCACATAGTGCATATGCTTCAGTGTTTTTAGAGTAGATAAATAACATATGTTTACTAAAGAACAACAAGTCGCCATTTGTCAAAACTGTGAGCGGAGTGATAACTTGAGTGGCATGTAATGGAAATTCGAAGTTATATTCCATTATCCAAGAACTTGGATCTCCATACTTGTCCATCTTCCAAATTTTAGTACGTCCTAAATGCAATGCATCGCATATACATAGTCGACCCTCTAAAATGCATAGCTGATACCGACATAATAAAACCCGACGCCACCACTGTGCAGGAACTATAAATATAACCTTGAGAAGGGGTGGATCCTTAAGAGGAAAACTGGTGAAGAGCTCTGTTTCAAGATCAAAGCAACAAATCAAAAAATTATTCTCAAGGTCACATGCAAGCCAGTGAATATTTccgttcaaaaatatagcataATCAAGTGACGGTCTATATGTAATCTTTAGCGCGTGAGGCAGCCTAATTGCCGCTGGTGCTGGGATCCTTCTCCATGAACATTCTCCTCCTAGAGTGTACACATGACAGAACCTAGATTCATCGACACATAAAATCTTATATTGTCCACTTAATTTGCTCACCCCAAATCCAAATAGACACCTACGTGCAGGTAGAGGAGGAAGATCAATATATTCACGAGTCATTGGATTGACTACGAAGAGAATATCATTATTATCATCCAATCCATCCCACAACAAAAGCAAACCATCAACTGAACTAAGTACAAACCGATGGTGAGGAGTTGAAGAAGGGGGCAAGTCGAATTGAAAAAGTGGTCGGCCGTCCTCATTAGCCACTGCATACCCCTTCTTGTCTCGACGAACGAAAGCCATGAATTGTTTCACAAGTAGACCATCCCCTTCTATTAGATCACGCCATGACTTACAAACGGTCCGACACCTCATAATGCATCTGTTCGGGAGTCTCGAAAGGATCTCTCTCCATATTTCTTGCGGTAACCATATTTCTTGCGAATCGCGTGTCTCCTTATTACGGCGGCTTATGAAAAGTaagaataaattagggatagAAACTAAGATGATAATAATCTTTTCGTACATATTTATACTATAGGATTTGGGAGATATTCCTATATGACTATATCAAATCCTAATCGAAAAGTTCGTATTCAGTTAGGGATGTACCTGATCGGTTTTCTACTTTgatgaaatttcaaaaaatgaatattgTATTCTCCTATCTAACAAGTAGATCAAGTGTTAGtatattatctcaacaatataCGAGGCCAAATTTGAACAAgtcatttataaataatttaaattttttgtactAAGGTGATTTCATACATTTAGAGACCCAAAGAAAAGTTATATTCAAATATTTACGCATATACATTATgtcaaatttagaaaataaaataaaatcatactactatatcttttttatcaaaattaattacaataatgcgaataaataaaataattctttTCGTACATATTTATAGTATAGGATTTATAACAAATCCTAATCAACatcgaaataaattaaatactaagTATAATTAAGGAAGataaaattcacatcaaatCCTAACTAATCAAATCCTAACTATATAAGGAGAAGTACGTGGGCTGAAGAAGAAAAAATTCACATCATATCTGATGATTTGATTAacatttttttctgatttgaataatatttaatggggcatatttttatctttcagttttaaatattagttgtattaattatagttatcattattgaaataaaatacttatcTCAAAAATAtgttacccttgatttttatttttaatactccatattttatatatttgatgATTTGATTAACATTCAATTGGGGCATATATTTATCATTCAattttaaatactccatccgtcccgcactacttgcacttgtttcctttctgggcgtcccaagttatttgcactcttttcatttttagtaacaatttatacctacagccgtaattgttgactttgtctatcactcattccttaatctccgtgcccaaaaggaaatgtgcgagtagtgcgagacggagggagtactactgtATGACTTAATTTATagctatcatttttaaaaatattttattaaaaatgataacTACAATTATATTTTCAGATTTCACCAAAATTTCGTTgtttaagaaagaaaaaaataattaagtatgCAATATTTTTGAGCTAAATATAATACAATGTCTTCATTATTTAGTAATATAGTATGAAAACAAGAAAGAAATAAgaattaaaatattgaaaaagatGAAGAAAGAGATGCTTTTTAGTAATATGAAAACAAGAAAGAAATAAgaattaaaatattgaaaaatatgaagaaaGAGAATGGTGATAGAAGTTTGCGTTTTGTTCATGAATTTGTGCGTATTGAGCACTACATATTGTGCTGTGTTTTAGGAAATCTACCCCCTTGAAATTAAGGTCGGTTGCTCGGGAGTGGATCCCCGCTGTAGTGAAAACACGACAGGGGATGCTGTGCTATTTAAACGGCGACGTATTGGGTCAACTTTTTCAAACTCTACTTTATCCAAATAGCTTTAACTCATGATTCAATAACCATTCTATAGTATACTTTATTTTAGTGATTTAAGTTGTACAATAGTTTTATAAAATAACGATTAATTAGTATCGAACTACTCATTAAAACTTATGGCTTATTTAGTTCACTAAttaaaatttctaaattttatatttagttGCATGCtcatttcaatttcatttaaatattaatattatgataaattaatttaatatcaatacattattatttaaaatcatAGCTAAACCTTATCTGTTGCAATTGGGAGCTATCAATTTCTTTTGTTGTGATCCTGGAATCGACCACGCCAGAGGCCAGACTCCCAAGGTACACATTTCGAACACGCTAGAGGCCAGACTCCCAAGGTACATACTCTCGAGTCTTGACTCGACCCATAAGGTGTAAATGATTCATATCGATCAGTTATCCGCTGCAGTATATGATCTTTGCATGCTCGGATTCATCCAACCGGGGGAGGCGTTTGTGGTGCGTAATGTCGCTAACATGGTCCCTCCATATGACAAGGTCTTACAAATAAATACTACCAGTTTCATAAAATCGTAAGCTTCTGCTTTGACACTCTATGTAACTCTGTTTCTGCTGCTCCAGACCCAATATTCCGGAGCAGGCTCTGCTATAGAGTATGCTGTCCTGCACCTCAAGGTGAAACTACGTACAGAGACAGGCTCTGCTATAGAGCAGGTTTGTTACATTTTGTTTTATCCTCCCACTCTACTCTTATATTCCTTCTCCCCTTCACACCCCTCTCTACTCTCATCTCTCATATCCTACACACAATTGAAAATCGACAACCATGAGTAAGAATTTGTGGACATCTGTGGTTACTGTCGCTGCCATTGCTACTACTGTTGGCATAATACTCGTTACCCGCCCGACGTCGCAGCACTCTCGCACGCCGACAACCGAGGCAGCCTTGGAAGGCCTCGCGCCCGACGTCGCAGCCCCCTCGCACGCCGACAACGCCGCTGAAGCCACAGCCGCAGCCGCTGAAGCCGAGGCCGCCTTGGAAGCCGCTGAAGCCCCAGCCGCAGACGCTGTAGCCGGGGAAGCTGCCACGGGCAACGCCGCTATCGTCGCTGTAGCGGCATTCTTCCGCGCCGCTATTGCTGGTCCTGTCCAACAAACGGTGGCCTACTCCATCTTAAGCGCCTTGGCGGCCAACGTCGCCCGCAACTCCGCAGTCCAAGTCGGCGTCAGCGTCGCGGAAGTCCTCAACAACACCGACCAAGCCCTCGCTGCAGCCAACAACGCTTTAGAAGCTGCCTATTTAGTCACCGACGCCAACGCCGCTGCCGGCGTCGCCGCTGATCCTGATCTTGCGAATTACCTCGGACTTGAGGTTGATGATGACGCCGTCGAAGCCCCCTCGCCCGCCGTCCTCGCTCAAGCCGAGGCCGCTATTGATTCCGCCGAGCAAGTTACTGAAACCGCCGAGAACGTCAGGGGAAATGCCAACGCCCTCGCTGAAGACGCGTTGAACAACGCCGACATGGCTGTCGCCGCCGCTGATGTGGGACTAACTATGGCCGCCGCCGATTTAGCCGCCACCGCGGCCGTGAGAGTCCACAACGCCGCCATCCGAGCCCACAACGGCGTCATCCAAGCCCGCACCGCGGTCGCCCAAGCCCAAAACTATACTGAAGCCGTCGCCGCTATCATGGCCTACGCCGCCACCGTGGCCACCGCTGAAGCGGCAGCCGCTGCCGATGAAGCCGCCTAATGATCCAGTCAGCGCTGAAAGAAATAGGATTTGGGAGATAATGACTATATCAAATCCTAATCGAAAAGTTCGTATTCAATTAGGGATGTTCCTAATCAGGTTTACTTTgatgaaatttcaaaaaaatgaatattttattctcctatcTAAATACTTTGTGCTATCCTTCTTATTCACAATTTCTTTCTCCCGTTGCATTATTGGATTTTCTCAAAAAAatggaattttgatttttcttttttacgtAATTTTGATTGGGTCTGTTTAATGGGTAGTCTTTATCAACATAGTACTAATCAAATACAGTACCacaatttttaatgattttatcaatttaaattttaaactttATTGAATTTATCTCAACTTTTGCCAAAATATTACTCGTTGTTTCCTATCCCTTGGCAAGGGACTTTGTCACGTACTTCTTCGGTGTACATTTTTCATTTCTGATCATCCAATATAAATATGAGCATTTCTATTTATTAAAAGTTGTAATGACTATACATTGCGAAACGGCCTCAATTGATGATTCTGGATTCGCCGATGGTAGCAAAAAAGAGAAAtaggatgaggaggaggccgAAAGGATAGGATGAGGCGGAGCTAAATTTCAATTGATTTTTACAATTCAGGTGTGAGGTGGGTAGTTTGGTCAATTGATAAATATTGGGAGTGAAATAAtatgaaaaagaagagaaaagataaaagaaaaatacaaaaatcacttattccgaaaaattcgcatggCTCGATCCCATTTTCTAAAAGGTTAACGAATTTAATCTAAAATATGGAAAGGTCAGCGAATCGAGACTCATATTCCGAAATCTCTATCTTttaaaaatagaccaattctatttaaagaaacttacttctcattctccactaacaatactctaATCACTTCATAttgttatctctattttattttatcaattatgcacTAAAACTCGTACCAtttaaaatatttctattttttagggacggagggagtaatacgcATTGGCCATTGAACAACAAATCACCATTCGTCAAAACTTTAAGTAGAGTGGTACATATG contains:
- the LOC121790375 gene encoding uncharacterized protein LOC121790375; amino-acid sequence: MAFVRRDKKGYAVANEDGRPLFQFDLPPSSTPHHRFVLSSVDGLLLLWDGLDDNNDILFVVNPMTREYIDLPPLPARRCLFGFGVSKLSGQYKILCVDESRFCHVYTLGGECSWRRIPAPAAIRLPHALKITYRPSLDYAIFLNGNIHWLACDLENNFLICCFDLETELFTSFPLKDPPLLK
- the LOC121790376 gene encoding uncharacterized PPE family protein PPE38-like isoform X1, yielding MIHIDQLSAAVYDLCMLGFIQPGEAFVVRNVANMVPPYDKTQYSGAGSAIEYAVLHLKVKLRTETGSAIEQHSRTPTTEAALEGLAPDVAAPSHADNAAEATAAAAEAEAALEAAEAPAADAVAGEAATGNAAIVAVAAFFRAAIAGPVQQTVAYSILSALAANVARNSAVQVGVSVAEVLNNTDQALAAANNALEAAYLVTDANAAAGVAADPDLANYLGLEVDDDAVEAPSPAVLAQAEAAIDSAEQVTETAENVRGNANALAEDALNNADMAVAAADVGLTMAAADLAATAAVRVHNAAIRAHNGVIQARTAVAQAQNYTEAVAAIMAYAATVATAEAAAAADEAA
- the LOC121790376 gene encoding uncharacterized PPE family protein PPE38-like isoform X2; translated protein: MLGFIQPGEAFVVRNVANMVPPYDKTQYSGAGSAIEYAVLHLKVKLRTETGSAIEQHSRTPTTEAALEGLAPDVAAPSHADNAAEATAAAAEAEAALEAAEAPAADAVAGEAATGNAAIVAVAAFFRAAIAGPVQQTVAYSILSALAANVARNSAVQVGVSVAEVLNNTDQALAAANNALEAAYLVTDANAAAGVAADPDLANYLGLEVDDDAVEAPSPAVLAQAEAAIDSAEQVTETAENVRGNANALAEDALNNADMAVAAADVGLTMAAADLAATAAVRVHNAAIRAHNGVIQARTAVAQAQNYTEAVAAIMAYAATVATAEAAAAADEAA